A window of Sinimarinibacterium sp. NLF-5-8 genomic DNA:
ATTCGGGTTTCACCTTGTTTGTGGCGGGCATCAATCTCGGCGCGCTGTTGGCAAGTTTGACCTGCGGTTATATCGGTGAGGTGTACGGCTGGCGCTACGGCTTTGGCTTGGCGGGCGTGGGCATGTTGCTGGGTTTGCTGGTGTTTGTGCTGGGACAAAAACATTTGCAAGGGCAGGCCGAGCCGCGCGCACCGGCGTTGCTGCGGCAAAAAACCCTGGGGCCGCTGAATCTGGAATGGACGATTTACGCCGGTGCAGTGGCCGGGGCGCTGGTGATCTGGCAACTGATTCAGCGCACCTGGACGGTGCACGGCGCCATCCATCTGGTCTTTGCGGCGGTGGTGTTGTGGTTTGTGTGGTTTTTGTTCACGCAATGCACGCGCCAGGAGCGCGGACGGATGCTGGCGCTGGTGGCGCTGATTTTGTGCGCGCTGGTGTTTTACACCCTGTATGAGCAGAGCTTTGGCTCGTGGCTGGCATTTACCGACCGGATGATGGACAAAAACCTGCTGGGTCTGGAGATGACGGCGAGTTCGCTGACCTTTTTGGGCGCGTTGTTTATCGTGGTGTTATCGCCGCTGTTTGCCTGGCTGTGGCCCGTGCTGGCGCGCGCGGGGGTGAATCCGACGACGCCGGTCAAAAGTGCGCTGGGTTTGCTCTTTGCCGGCTTTGCGTTTGTGCCGATGTTGTTTGCCGCGCAGGTGAGTATTGATGGCGGCATGCCCTCGGTTGGCTGGCTGGTGCTGGCGTATTTACTGCTGGAAATCGGCGAGGTGTGTTTGTATCCGGTGGGGCTTGCTGCCGTAACCCAGCTATCAGTTAAGCGAGTGATGGGGGTGATGATGGGCGTATGGTTTTTGGCCACCGCCTATTCCGAGGTGCTGGCGGCGCAGTTTGGCAAGCTCACGGCGCTGGAGGCGATGCCGGTCACCGAAACGGACCGTTACTACGCCGGGCTGCAATATCTGCAACTGTTTGGGGTGCTGTTCATGATCGGCTGCGCTTGTGCAATTGTGATGTTTGTGGCTTCGCCGCTGATCCGCCAGGGCATGGGGATGCCGCGCAAGACCACGCCACAAAAAATTGACACATGGCCGTAGTTCGGTCATTGTTTTTATCTATCAATTAGAACAAATAATTCAATTTTAAAAATTATCAATTGTCGTGTAATGTTTGACTCAGGATGCAAGGTTTTGAGGCATCTTGTCGTTTGAATCCCCCTAATATTTTGAGCAGGAGACTGAACATGACCGATTCTACACCCCGGTGCCCCGTGACCCATTTGACCACCGACTTCGGCGCGCCCGTGGTCAGCAACCGTGACAGCCTCACCGCAGGCGCGCGCGGCCCGCTGCTTGCACAAGACAACTGGCTCAATGAAAAGCTCGCCAACTTTGTGCGCGAAGTGATTCCCGAACGGCGCATGCACGCCAAAGGCTCGGGCGCGTTTGGTACCTTTACCGTGACCCAAGATATCACCCAGTACAGCCGCGCCAAGTTGTTTGAAAAAGTGGGTAAAAAAACCGAGATGTTCGCGCGCTTTACCACCGTAGCCGGTGAGCGTGGTGCAGCAGATGCCGAGCGCGACATTCGCGGCTTTGCGCTGAAGTTTTATACCGAGGAAGGCAACTGGGACATGGTCGGCAACAACACGCCGGTGTTCTTCATTCGCGATCCGCGCCAGTTCCCTGACTTGAACAAAGCCGTCAAACGCGACCCGCGCAGCAATCTGCGCAGCGCCACCTACAACTGGGATTACTGGACGCTGCTGCCCGAAGCCCTGCACCAGATCACCGTGGTGATGAGCGATCGCGGCATTCCAGCTAGCTATCGCCACATGCACGGCTTTGGCTCACACACCTACAGTTTTTGGAATGCCAAGGGCGAGCGTTTTTGGGTCAAGTTCCACTTCAAAACCCAGCAAGGCATCAAAAACCTCAGCGATGCCGAGGCGGAAGCCATCATTGGCAAAGACCGTGAAAGCCACCAGCGCGATTTGTATGACGCCATTGAACGCGGCGAGTTTCCAAAGTGGACGATGTACGTTCAGGTGATGCCGGAAGCCGATGCCGAAAAAGTGCCCTATCACCCGTTTGACCTGACCAAAGTGTGGCCGCATGCCGACTACCCGCTGATTGAAGTGGGCGAGTTTGAGCTGAACAAAAATCCGGAAAACTTTTTCCTGGATGTGGAGCAAAGCGCATTCTCACCGAGCAACCTGGTGCCGGGCATTGGCGTATCCCCCGACCGCATGTTGCAGGCGCGCTTGTTCAACTACGCCGACGCCCAGCGCTACCGCTTGGGCACCAACCATCATCAGATTCCGGTCAACCGCGCGCGCTGCCCGGTGCACAGCAATCACCGTGATGGCATGGGGCGCGTGGACAGCAACTACGGCAGCGCATTGCACTACGAGCCGAACAGCTACGGTCAATGGCAGGCACAGCCCGACTTTGCTGAACCGCCGCTGAAGATCAGTGGCGATGCCCAGCACTGGAGCTACCACCAGGACGACAGCAACTACTTTGAGCAGCCGCGCAAACTGTTCCAGTTAATGAGCGATGCGCAAAAGCAGGTATTGTTCGACAACACCGGGCGCGGCATGGGCGATGCGCCGGAGTTTGTGAAGTTCCGCCACATCCGCAACTGCCACGCGGCAGACCCGGCCTATGGTGCGGGTGTGGCCAAGGCGCTGGGACTGGATTTGGGCAAGGCGCTGGCGTCCAAAAAAGACGACCCCATGAACGGCAATCCGTTGGTCAGCTTGCCCGTGTAAAAATGCGGCAGTCCCGCAGTTTGGGCGTGTTTGCAATGCCGTTCACGCAAAGGGCGTGAACGGCATTTTTGATGGGTGGCTGCTTTTATTCGACGCAGAGGCGTGTTGCCGATCCGCAAGCCTTGGCGCGCGCGACGGATGCGCGCGACGATCAAGCGCTGCGCGCGATCGCGCCTTTGTTGACGCCCTCGTAAGCGCGCACCGCAACCCTGCGGCCAGGATGAAGCGGGCGCAGGCGGTTGGCGAGCTCAGCGGCAATACATTCAACGGTGGTATCGCTGTCCAGCACATCCACATGCGTGTCGGGCAGGGCCAGTTGGTAATGGCCTTCCTGTGCGCGATAGGCCACGCGCAGACGGCCATTGCTGTGGGCGATCACATCCTCGCGGCTGGCAAGATAAATATCGGTCCAGCGCGCGGCCACCGCACGTTCTGATGCGGCGCTGCGCTGATCATCGACTCGGATGTCCACCCGTGAGCGATGGCCGTGAGCAATCCGCTGGCAGGCGCCCAGGTGTTTTTTGAGGCCGTGGGTGTAGTGGTAATACGCGCCGTCGATGATCTCGGGGCGCAAGGTGAGGCCAATCTCGGCCACGCTTTCCGGCACTTCGGCTTTGAGCGCGGGCAGCAGGTCGGCAGCGACGCTGGCGGCGTTGATTTCAGTGGCGTCAATCAGGCGGATGGCGCAATCGGGCGATTGATGCTCGATGGCGCCGATGGCGCTGCGAAAGTGCAGATGGGTGTCATTGCCGCTGGCGTGGATTTGCAACTCGCTGGCGCGTTGGGGAATCAGCAGGCGGTGGTCGCTGTGGGCGTCGATGCGGCGTTTGAGGCGTTTTTTGACTTCGCTGAAATCCAGGATCATGGATTGATCGTCGAGCGTGCCGGTCAGTTCGATATCCACGATCCAGCTTTCCCCGACCAGGCCGCGGCCACTATCCAGAAACGCGCAATCCAGGGTGGTGAGGTGCTCAACAAATAGGGTGGTCATGGCAGCCCGCAAAAAAATGATGAGCCATTTTAGGCGTTTGCCTGCGCGCGCGCTGCATATTCATAGAACGATTTGGCTTTCTGCACGGTTTTTGCAGCTTTTGGGCGTGCAGGTTTTTAAGCTGCGCGCCGCGGGTTTGATGGCAGGATCTTTGGAGAGCAGTGTTGAACGCAGGTTTGAGTGTCAAGGTATTGCTGGTCGCAGTAGTGCTGGGATTCAGCGGTATGGCGCAGGCCACCAATGGCTACTTTGCGCATGGCTACAGCGCGGCTCAAAACGCCATGGGTGGTGCCGGTACGGCGCTGCCGGAGGATGCGCTGATTGCGGCGATCAACCCTGCCGGACAGGTGTGGGCCAGTGATCGGCTGGATTTTGCCCTGAGCCTGTTTTCGCCGAGCCGCAGCTATGCCGCCGGGCCGGTGGGGGGCGATGCGGCGCAGAGCATCGTGCGTATCAACGAAGGCGGAGTGAGCAGTGACAACTCGCTGTTTTTCATTCCCGGCTTTGCCTATTCACGGATGATCGATGAGCAGTCCAGTTGGGGCGTTACGTTCTACGGCAACGGCGGTATGAACACCGAATACCACGGTAACAGCGCGCACTTTGGTGAGGGTTTTGCCGTGGGGCTGGGGCTGGGTGACGGCCTCATCAATCTGCAAACGCAGTGCGAAGGCACGCTGGGCGGCGGGGCGCCGGTCAATGGCGCGCGCGATACCGCTGGTTTTTGCGGCAATGGCGATCCCAACGCCGGGGTGAATCTGATGCAGGCGTTTTTGATGCCCAGCTATGCTCGCAAAATCGGCGAGCGCGCATCAATTGGGATTGGTCCGATTGTGGCCGCGCAGCGGTTTCGTGCCGATGGCTTACAGGCATTTGCCAAGTTTTCCAACGCGCCGGAGCGGGTCAGCGATAACGGCTATGAGATGTCTTACGGCTACGGCGCGCGCGTGGGGTTTTTAACCGCATTGATTGGCAGCGTAACTTTGGGCGGCTCTTATCAAAGCAAAATCAAGATGAGCCGGTTTAAAAAGTACGAGGGCTTGTTTGCCGAGCGTGGCGGCTTTGATATTCCGCAATCGTGGAATGTGGGTGTCTCGCTGCAACCGATCGCGCGCTTGCACCTGGTGGCTGATTTTCAGCGGATTTATTTTGGTCAAACCAAATCGGTCGGCAATGCGTTTGACAGCAATGATTTTGTCATCAACTGCGCGCGCCCCCGGCTTTTGGCCGGCATGGGCTTTGGCGGCAGCACCGATGCAAGCCCCGCCTGCCTGGGGGCTGACAGCGGTCCTGGCTTTGCCTGGCGCAACGTCAGCGTTTACAAGCTCGGCGCGCAATATCGCTGGTCTGCGATCAAATTGCGAGCCGGATACAGCCATACACGCCAGCCGATTGCGGCCGCCGATGTGCTGTTCAACATCCTCGCGCCCGGTGTGGTGGAAGACCATTACACGCTCGGCGGCAGCTATCAGTACTCGCCCAGAATCAGCTTTGATATGGCGGCGATGTATGCGCCGTCCAAAACAGTTAGCGGCAAAAATCCGCTGAGTAATACGGACGCCACCGCCCTGCAACTGGTGCTGGGCACGGCTGATCCGACGGCATTTGGTGAAGACGCAAATGATCAAACCATTGATCTGAACATGCACCAATGGCAGCTCACCTTTGCCGTGAGTTATCACTTTAATTAAAGCGCGCGCTTGCGGGCTGCTCTACGGCGCAGGCGGCTGGGTAGGCTAAAATACCCAGCTTTCCTGCGCTTTTTTGCGCGTCACGATTTTTGCCATGACCGTCGTTACCCGTTTTGCCCCCAGCCCCACCGGCTTTTTGCACATTGGCGGCGCGCGCACTGCGCTGTTTTCGTATTTGTACGCCAAGCGTTTTGGCGGCAAGTTCTTGCTGCGCATCGAAGACACCGACCGCGAACGCTCCACCCAAGAAGCCGTGGATGCGATCTTTGAAGGCATGAAGTGGCTGGGGCTGCATTCTGACTTTGACGAGATTTATCAAACCCAGCGCTTTGATCGCTATAAAGCCGTGATTGCGCAGATGCTCGAAGACGGTACCGCCTACCGCTGCTATTGCAGCCGCGAGGAACTGGATCAACTGCGCGCCGAACAGCAAGCGCGTAAAGAAAAGCCGCGCTATGACGGCCGCTGGCGGCCTGAACCGGGCAAAACCCTGCCACCGATCCCCGAAGGCGTGGAGCCGGTGATTCGCTTTAAAAACCCCACCGAAGGGCAGGTGGTGTTGAATGATCTGGTCAAAGGCGAAATTGTTTTTGATAACAAGGAACTGGATGACTTGATCATCGCCCGCGCCGACGGCACGCCCACTTACAACTTCTGCGTGGTGGTGGATGACTGGGACATGGGCATCACCCACGTCATTCGCGGCGACGATCACGTCAACAATACCCCGCGCCAGATCAACATTTTGCGCGCGCTCGGTGCCACGCCGCCGCAATACGCGCATGTGGCAATGATTCTGGGCAGCGACGGTGCCAAGCTCTCCAAGCGTCACGGCGCGCTTGGCGTCATGGAATACCGCGCAATGGGCTTTTTGCCAGAGGCGATGCTCAATTACCTGGTGCGTCTGGGCTGGAGCCACGGCGATCAGGAGCTGTTCACGCGCCAGGAAATGATCGAAAAGTTTGATTTTGATCACGTCTCCGCCAGCCCCTCGCGTTTTGATATGGAAAAAGCCTATTGGGTTAATCACCAATATCTGAAAACGGCGGATCTGGATGAAGTTGCCGGTGAGTTTGACTGGCACTTGCGTCAGCAAAACCTTGATCCCGCCAACGGCCCCGACATCAAGGACGTGATCGTGCAACAGCGCGAACGCTGCCGCACGCTGTTAGAGATGGCCGAAAAATCCGCCTTTTTCTACGCCGATTTAACCGGCTACAACGAAAAAGACGCCAAAAAACATTTAACCGCCGAAGCCGCCGACGTGCTCACCGCACTGGGCGCAGAGCTGGCGGCGCTGTCGGCGTGGGAGGCTGAGGCCATTCACACCAGCGTCAACGGCTTTGCCGAAGCGCGCGCGCTCAAGCTGGCCAAGGTGGCGCAGCCGATTCGCGTGGCCTGCTGTGGCATGGCGGTGTCACCGCCCATCGACCAGACCCTGTTGTTGCTGGGACGTGAGCGCACCCTGGCGCGGCTCCGCGCCGCCGTGGATTTCGTGCGTCAGGCTGGATGATCGCAGGTCATCGATGATCGACGACTTCATGGCACTGCTGACGGCGCAGCCGTGGGCGCAAACGCTGCTCGGACTGGCGGCGCTGGCGCTGGTGGCGTGGCTGGCTGACGTGCTGACCCGCCGTGTGTTACTGCGCGTGATGCGTGCGGCTACGCAGCGCACCGCGTGGCGCTGGGACGATGCGTTTTACGACCACCACGTCTTTGCGCGACTGGCGCACATGGTGCCCGCGCTGGTGGTACAGATCGGCATCGTCTGGGTGCCGGGGATTGCCGAACGGATTGCTGACGGCATTGCCAACGTCGCGCAGGCGGGCGCGGTGCTGGTGGCGCTGTTTGCAGGCAGCGCGATGCTGACGGCGCTGGAATCGCTGTATCAGGCCACGCCCAACGCGCGCACCGGCTCGATCAAGGGCTATGTGCAAATGGCCAAGATCGTGCTGTTTCTGGTCGGCACGGTCATCCTCATTGCGTTTTTGATCGGGCGCTCGCCGCTGTTGTTGCTGTCGGGCCTCGGCGCGGTGTCGGCGGTGCTGCTGCTGGTGTTCAAGGACACCATTCTCGGCATCGTCGCCAGCGTGCAACTGGCTTCCAACGACATGCTGCGCGTGGGCGACTGGATCACCATGCCGCAGGTCAACGCCGATGGTCACGTCATTGATATCGCGTTGCACACTGTCAAGGTGCAGAACTGGGACAAGACCATCATCACTATCCCGACGTGGCGGCTGATCTCCGATTCGTACCAGAACTGGCGCGGGATGCGCATGAGCGGTGCGCGGCGCATCAAACGCGCGCTGGTGATCGATACCAGCAGCGTGCGGTTTCTGCATGCGGGCGAGCGTCAGGCGCTGTCGCGTTTCCGCTTGCTGGATGAGTATTTGCGGCGCAAGGATGACGAACTGGAGCAGTGGAATCAGGCGCTGGGCGAGCAGGGCAAGGTGACGGTCAATCAGCGGCGGCTGACCAATCTCGGCACGTTTCGCGCCTACACGCAGGCGTATCTGGGCGTGCACGCCGAGGTCGATCATCAGCAATCCTGCATGGTGCGGCTGCTCGATCCCACGCCCGCCGGGACGCCGATGGAGGTGTACTGCTTTGCTGCCACGATTGTGTGGGCGGAATACGAGCGCATCCAGTCCGATATTTTTGATCACCTGATTGCGATCCTGCCGGAGTTCGGGCTGTCGGTGTTCCAACAGCCATCGGGCATGGATGTGCGCAGGGCGCTGGCACCCTCGACGCTGGTAGAATCGCCACATGCCTTGTGATGATCCCCTGATGTTGTTGCGAACGTGCGCGCGGCTGAAGGCCGCTGCGTAAAGGGTTTGACGCCACCCCTGGCACTTCTATTTTTCACGCTGAGGTGATTTTTTCGATCATTTTCGGCGCTTTCATGCAAAAAACTCATGTCCATTCAAATTACCTTTCCCGACGGCAACCAAAAATCCTTTGACGCGCCGATCACCGGCTTTGACATCGCCAAAGGCATTTCGCCCGGACTGGCCAAAAAGGCCGCAGTGATTGAGGTCAACGGCGAGCTGTGGGATTTGACCCGTGCGATTGACCGCGATGCCAAAATCGCCATCGTCACCCGCGACAAGCCCGAGGCGCTGGAAGTGATCCGCCACGACGCCGCGCACGTCATGGCGCAGGCTGTCCAGGAACTGTTTCCCGGCACCCAGATCACCTTTGGCCCGGCCACCGAAGTGGGCTTTTATTACGACTTTGCGCGCGCCACACCGTTTACCGATGCCGATCTGGAAAAAATCGAAGCCAAGATGCGTGAGATCGTCAAACGCGATTTGCCGATTACCCGCGAAGTGTGGCCGCGCGAGCGTGTGATCGCGTTTTTCAATGAAAGCGGCGAAACCTTCAAAGCCCAATGGGTGCAAGAAGGCATTGGCGCGGATGAGGTCATCAGCATTTATCGCCAGGGCGATCAATGGCTGGATATGTGCCTGGGGCCGCACTTGCCCTCCACCGGCAAACTCGGCACTGCGTTCAAGCTGACCAAAGTCTCCGGCGCCTACTGGCGCGGCGATGCCAAAAACGCGCAGTTGCAGCGCATTTACGGCGTCGCTTTTGCCACCGAAGATGAGCTCAAAGCCCATCTGCGCATGGTTGAAGAAGCCGAAAAGCGCGACCACCGCAAACTCGGGCGCGCGCTGGATTTGTTCCATATTCAGGAAGAAGCCGTCGGCCAGGTGTTCTGGCATCCCAAGGGCTGGTCGCTGTACCGCACGCTGCAAAACTATGTGCGCGCACAGCTCGATGCGGCTGATTACGAAGAAGTGCACACGCCGCTGCTGGTCGATCGCAAGCTGTGGGAAGCCTCCGGCCACTGGGCCAATTACCGGCAAAACATGTTTATTGCCGAGGTGGACGAAGGCCGCGACGCCAGCGGCAACGAGCACAAAACCATTTTGGCGGTCAAGCCGATGAACTGCCCCTGCCATGTGCAGATTTTCAAGCAGGGCATTCGCTCCTATCGTGATCTGCCGCTGCGCATGGCCGAGTTTGGCGCCTGCCACCGCTACGAACCCTCTGGCGCGCTGCACGGCCTGATGCGCGTGCGCGGCTTTGTCCAGGACGATGCCCACATTTTTTGCACTGAAGACCAAATCAGCAGCGAGACCGTGGCGTTTTGCGACCTGCTCAAGCGCATGTACAAAGACCTCGGCTTTGAGCAGGTTAGTGTCAAGTTTTCCGATCGTCCTGAAGATCGTTCCGGCGATGATGCGATCTGGGACAAGGCCGAAGGCGCGCTCAAGCGCGCGGTGGAGCAGGCCGGTTTGCCGTACACGATGAACCCCGGCGAAGGCGCGTTTTACGGTCCCAAGCTGGAGTTTGTGCTGCGCGACGCCATTGGCCGCGACTGGCAATGCGGCACGCTGCAAGTGGACTTTTTAATGCCGCAGCGTTTGGACGCCGAGTTTGTCGCCGAAGACGGCAGCCGCCAGCGTCCGGTGATGTTGCACCGCGCGGTGTTGGGCAGCTTTGAGCGCTTCATCGGCATCCTGATTGAAAACCACGCCGGTGCTTTCCCGTACTGGCTGGCGCCGACGCAAGTGGTGGTGGCGCCGATTGTCTCCGATGCCAACGACTACGCCGAACACATCCAGCGCGCGCTCAAGGCCGCTGGTGTGCGCAGCCAGACCGATCTGCGCAACGAAAAGATCAACTACAAAATCCGCGAACACGCCAGCCACAAGATTCCGGTGATCGCCGTGGTCGGGCGCAAGGAAGCCGAAGAAGGCACGGTCACGCTGCGTTATCGCGGCGTCGAGCAGCAAAAAACCGTGCGTCTGGATGAGCTGGTTGCGCACTTGCGCGAGCAGTTTCCCGCCCCCGTGGCCGGACTGTAAGCAATGAAAACCCTGCTGCGCGCGCTGGTGCTGCTGGCCGTCGGCGTCAGTGCCAGCGCGCAAGCCGACGCGCCCACGCTCAAAGGCCGCTGGATTCAGGGCGGCATGGTGCAAGGGCAAGTCGCGCCCGGCAGCCAGGTGTGGTTTAACCAAACCCCGCTGCTGGTGTCCGAGCAAGGCCAATTTGCGTTGGGGTTGGCGATTAACGAGCCCGCCAGCGCCAGCCTGCGCGTGCGCGCGCCGGGGCAGGGCGAGCAGCGCTTTGAGTTTGCGGTGGAGCAGCGCCAGTACGATGTGCAGCGCATCAACGGCCTGCCCAGCGCCATGGTCAACCCGCCCGCCAGCGTGATGGCGCAAATCACCCGCGATATTGAGCGCGTGACCAGCGCGCGCGATCGCAAAAGCCCCAGCACCGAATACGCCCAGGGCTTTATCTGGCCGGTGAGCGCGCGCGTCAGCAGCGTTTACGGCTCCCGCCGCGTGCTCAATGGCGAAGAAAAACAACCGCACTTTGCGGTGGACCTGGCCGCAGGCAAAGGCACGCCGATCAAGGCCAGCGCCGCTGGCACCGTGAGCCTGGCGCGCACCGATCTGTACTACACCGGCGGCACCGTCATCATCGACCACGGTCAGGGGATTTCCACCACCTATCTGCACATGTCCAGGGTGGACGTCAAAGCCGGGCAAGAGGTCAAGCAAGGTGAGGTCATCGGGCAGGTCGGCAGCACGGGGCGCGCCACCGGCCCGCACCTGTGCTGGCGCGCAAACTGGTACCAGACGCGGCTTGATCCTTCACTGCTGATTCAAGATCAGCCCGCGCGCAAGGGTGAGGTCAAGCGTTAGGCGCGCGCTTTCAAAACGCTGGGTGGCACGCGTGGGAGCCACGTGCCTGGTATCCAAGCGACCTCTCTGATCGGGGGCGCGATGAAGGCGGTGAACCTGCAAAAGACGCGTGATTGCGCGCGCGGCTGTTTTATATCTTCTAATGTAAATCATTCTCATATAGAATCGGCCACTCTTTGCGTCAGGCTCATGGCCAGCGCGCCTTCTTTTGATGAGTGAATGGTTTGTGAGTGAATCAGTTGCCAACATGCCACCGCGCGTGACGGTGAAACGGCGCAGCAGCGCGCGCGCGCTGTGGACCAAGCAGTTGCATCTATGGCATTGGATAACGGCGGCGATCAGCATGGTCGGCATGCTTGGCTTTGCCATCACCGGCATCACCCTCAACCATGCCGGCCAAATCAGTGCCACGCCACAACGCGTGAGCCAAACCGCCGAGGTTCCCGAGACTGAACTCGCTGAGCTGCGCGCGCGCGCGCAGCAGGTGGTGCAGGACGGCATGGACGCACCGCTGCCGCCACGCACCCGCAGCTGGCTGCGCGCGCAGTGGAACCTCAAAACCGGCGCGCGCGCGGCGGAGTGGTCGGCCGATGAGGTGTATTTGAGTCTGCCGCAGCCCGGCGGCGATGCCTGGCTGGCGGTGCAGCTGGCGGACGGTCATATCGAATACGAGCGCACCACGCGCGGCTGGGTGTCGTACTTCAACGATCTGCACAAGGGGCGCAATACCGGCGTGGCCTGGAGTTGGTTCATTGATGTGTTTGCAGTGGTCTGCGTGTTGTTTACGCTCACCGGCTTGCTGCTGCTCAAATTACATGCCGCCAAACGCGCATCGACCTGGCCACTGGTCGCGGCGGGGTTGGTCATTCCATTGTTTTTATTGCTGTTTTTGATGCATTGATTTTTTCAAGGACAAACCTTTATGCGTAGGAAGTGGTTAACCCTTGCGGTGTTTTTGACCGGTACGGCCAGCGCCGCGCAAATGGAGCTGAGCGTGCAGGTGCCGCAGCTCAATGTGGCCGAATATCACCGGCCTTATGTGGCGGCATGGGTAGAAGATGCCAACCGCCAAACCGCTGCGCAGCTTTTGCTGTGGTACCAGCAAGACAAGAAAAACGCGCCGCCAGGTGCCGAGCAGGGCAGCAAATGGCTGCCGGATTTACGCCAATGGTGGCGTCGCGGTGGCCGTGAGCTGAGCCTGCCGATGGATGGCGTCAGCGGTGCCAGCCGCGCGGTGGGGGTGTATGTGATCCGCTACACCGATCAGCCGCCCGTGCCGACAGCGCCGCCCGCGGCGGATGAGCTGGTGCTGCCGTTTGCAATGGATGGGCTGAGCCATAGCCGCGAGCAGGCCCGGCTGCCTCATCTGGCCGCCGGGCAATACAC
This region includes:
- a CDS encoding peptide MFS transporter gives rise to the protein MRAIAKTWMGHPQGLYVCFFTEMWERFSFYGMKALLFLYLTKYHLFGDAPSYDLLGAYGGLVYATPVIGGMLADRYLGMRKAVILGAILLCCGHFGMAFEGTPARVVEGGVVRDEGALQLFYLSLALIVTGVGFLKPNISSIVGRLYADNDSRRDSGFTLFVAGINLGALLASLTCGYIGEVYGWRYGFGLAGVGMLLGLLVFVLGQKHLQGQAEPRAPALLRQKTLGPLNLEWTIYAGAVAGALVIWQLIQRTWTVHGAIHLVFAAVVLWFVWFLFTQCTRQERGRMLALVALILCALVFYTLYEQSFGSWLAFTDRMMDKNLLGLEMTASSLTFLGALFIVVLSPLFAWLWPVLARAGVNPTTPVKSALGLLFAGFAFVPMLFAAQVSIDGGMPSVGWLVLAYLLLEIGEVCLYPVGLAAVTQLSVKRVMGVMMGVWFLATAYSEVLAAQFGKLTALEAMPVTETDRYYAGLQYLQLFGVLFMIGCACAIVMFVASPLIRQGMGMPRKTTPQKIDTWP
- a CDS encoding catalase, whose amino-acid sequence is MTDSTPRCPVTHLTTDFGAPVVSNRDSLTAGARGPLLAQDNWLNEKLANFVREVIPERRMHAKGSGAFGTFTVTQDITQYSRAKLFEKVGKKTEMFARFTTVAGERGAADAERDIRGFALKFYTEEGNWDMVGNNTPVFFIRDPRQFPDLNKAVKRDPRSNLRSATYNWDYWTLLPEALHQITVVMSDRGIPASYRHMHGFGSHTYSFWNAKGERFWVKFHFKTQQGIKNLSDAEAEAIIGKDRESHQRDLYDAIERGEFPKWTMYVQVMPEADAEKVPYHPFDLTKVWPHADYPLIEVGEFELNKNPENFFLDVEQSAFSPSNLVPGIGVSPDRMLQARLFNYADAQRYRLGTNHHQIPVNRARCPVHSNHRDGMGRVDSNYGSALHYEPNSYGQWQAQPDFAEPPLKISGDAQHWSYHQDDSNYFEQPRKLFQLMSDAQKQVLFDNTGRGMGDAPEFVKFRHIRNCHAADPAYGAGVAKALGLDLGKALASKKDDPMNGNPLVSLPV
- a CDS encoding 6-carboxytetrahydropterin synthase — encoded protein: MTTLFVEHLTTLDCAFLDSGRGLVGESWIVDIELTGTLDDQSMILDFSEVKKRLKRRIDAHSDHRLLIPQRASELQIHASGNDTHLHFRSAIGAIEHQSPDCAIRLIDATEINAASVAADLLPALKAEVPESVAEIGLTLRPEIIDGAYYHYTHGLKKHLGACQRIAHGHRSRVDIRVDDQRSAASERAVAARWTDIYLASREDVIAHSNGRLRVAYRAQEGHYQLALPDTHVDVLDSDTTVECIAAELANRLRPLHPGRRVAVRAYEGVNKGAIARSA
- a CDS encoding OmpP1/FadL family transporter, whose amino-acid sequence is MNAGLSVKVLLVAVVLGFSGMAQATNGYFAHGYSAAQNAMGGAGTALPEDALIAAINPAGQVWASDRLDFALSLFSPSRSYAAGPVGGDAAQSIVRINEGGVSSDNSLFFIPGFAYSRMIDEQSSWGVTFYGNGGMNTEYHGNSAHFGEGFAVGLGLGDGLINLQTQCEGTLGGGAPVNGARDTAGFCGNGDPNAGVNLMQAFLMPSYARKIGERASIGIGPIVAAQRFRADGLQAFAKFSNAPERVSDNGYEMSYGYGARVGFLTALIGSVTLGGSYQSKIKMSRFKKYEGLFAERGGFDIPQSWNVGVSLQPIARLHLVADFQRIYFGQTKSVGNAFDSNDFVINCARPRLLAGMGFGGSTDASPACLGADSGPGFAWRNVSVYKLGAQYRWSAIKLRAGYSHTRQPIAAADVLFNILAPGVVEDHYTLGGSYQYSPRISFDMAAMYAPSKTVSGKNPLSNTDATALQLVLGTADPTAFGEDANDQTIDLNMHQWQLTFAVSYHFN
- the gltX gene encoding glutamate--tRNA ligase, translating into MTVVTRFAPSPTGFLHIGGARTALFSYLYAKRFGGKFLLRIEDTDRERSTQEAVDAIFEGMKWLGLHSDFDEIYQTQRFDRYKAVIAQMLEDGTAYRCYCSREELDQLRAEQQARKEKPRYDGRWRPEPGKTLPPIPEGVEPVIRFKNPTEGQVVLNDLVKGEIVFDNKELDDLIIARADGTPTYNFCVVVDDWDMGITHVIRGDDHVNNTPRQINILRALGATPPQYAHVAMILGSDGAKLSKRHGALGVMEYRAMGFLPEAMLNYLVRLGWSHGDQELFTRQEMIEKFDFDHVSASPSRFDMEKAYWVNHQYLKTADLDEVAGEFDWHLRQQNLDPANGPDIKDVIVQQRERCRTLLEMAEKSAFFYADLTGYNEKDAKKHLTAEAADVLTALGAELAALSAWEAEAIHTSVNGFAEARALKLAKVAQPIRVACCGMAVSPPIDQTLLLLGRERTLARLRAAVDFVRQAG
- a CDS encoding mechanosensitive ion channel family protein; the encoded protein is MIDDFMALLTAQPWAQTLLGLAALALVAWLADVLTRRVLLRVMRAATQRTAWRWDDAFYDHHVFARLAHMVPALVVQIGIVWVPGIAERIADGIANVAQAGAVLVALFAGSAMLTALESLYQATPNARTGSIKGYVQMAKIVLFLVGTVILIAFLIGRSPLLLLSGLGAVSAVLLLVFKDTILGIVASVQLASNDMLRVGDWITMPQVNADGHVIDIALHTVKVQNWDKTIITIPTWRLISDSYQNWRGMRMSGARRIKRALVIDTSSVRFLHAGERQALSRFRLLDEYLRRKDDELEQWNQALGEQGKVTVNQRRLTNLGTFRAYTQAYLGVHAEVDHQQSCMVRLLDPTPAGTPMEVYCFAATIVWAEYERIQSDIFDHLIAILPEFGLSVFQQPSGMDVRRALAPSTLVESPHAL